One part of the Bacillus sp. FJAT-45350 genome encodes these proteins:
- a CDS encoding DUF3939 domain-containing protein: protein MFPWKKKKKKEEELPAIDVSLDEVRQAVKDRANSLPLGVSLRTYINDDHSINFDLLKPNFKGIPNQTFYMSKETFEIFEDQVHAQDIDRVQKAVDQFVSETGEYPVIDGPDRQISYFRIKEYLHEQPKTPLYLDAIDNMVTYRRPNS from the coding sequence ATGTTTCCATGGAAGAAAAAAAAGAAAAAAGAGGAGGAGCTACCTGCAATAGATGTTTCTTTAGATGAGGTTAGACAAGCTGTTAAAGACAGAGCGAATAGTTTACCACTTGGAGTGTCGTTACGGACGTATATAAATGACGACCATTCAATTAACTTTGACTTGTTAAAGCCTAACTTTAAAGGTATTCCGAATCAAACCTTTTATATGTCAAAAGAAACGTTTGAAATTTTTGAAGACCAGGTACATGCTCAGGATATTGATCGAGTGCAGAAGGCTGTAGATCAATTCGTGTCTGAAACAGGAGAGTATCCCGTTATAGATGGTCCAGACAGGCAAATTAGTTACTTCCGAATAAAGGAATATTTACACGAGCAACCGAAGACGCCCCTTTACCTTGATGCAATCGACAATATGGTAACTTACCGACGTCCGAATTCGTAG
- a CDS encoding gamma-type small acid-soluble spore protein: MNNKQQNQASKTNAQQVKQQNAQSAQGQSQNTEFASETDVQEVKRQNAQSAQNKQQASSNQQQQ; the protein is encoded by the coding sequence ATGAACAATAAACAACAAAACCAAGCGTCTAAAACAAATGCACAACAAGTAAAACAACAAAACGCTCAGTCTGCACAAGGGCAAAGCCAAAACACGGAATTTGCTAGCGAAACTGATGTGCAAGAAGTGAAGCGTCAAAACGCTCAATCTGCACAAAACAAGCAGCAAGCGTCTAGCAACCAACAACAACAATAA
- the fabL gene encoding enoyl-[acyl-carrier-protein] reductase FabL produces the protein MERKVALVTGSSRGIGKKIAIKLAKKGYDIVINYARNKKAAQETAAEIEALGSKVLIVKANVGKQDKIKEMFAEIDETFGRLDVFVNNAASGVLRPLMELEESHWNWTMDINTKALLFCAQEAAKRMDKTGGGHIVSLSSLGSIRYLKNYTTVGVSKAAVEALTRYLAVELAPMNIVVNAVSGGAVDTDALSHFPNREELLKDAADRTPAGRIVEPDDLANGVLFLLSEEASMIRGQTIIIDGGISLLA, from the coding sequence ATGGAACGAAAAGTTGCACTAGTAACTGGTAGTAGCAGAGGAATTGGTAAGAAAATAGCAATTAAGTTAGCTAAAAAAGGCTATGACATCGTTATTAATTATGCAAGAAATAAAAAAGCTGCCCAAGAAACAGCGGCTGAAATTGAAGCGTTAGGGAGTAAGGTACTGATTGTAAAAGCAAACGTTGGTAAGCAGGATAAGATAAAGGAGATGTTTGCTGAAATTGACGAGACATTCGGACGTCTTGATGTGTTTGTTAACAATGCAGCATCTGGTGTATTACGTCCATTAATGGAGCTTGAAGAAAGCCATTGGAATTGGACAATGGATATAAATACAAAGGCACTACTTTTCTGTGCACAAGAAGCAGCAAAAAGAATGGACAAAACAGGTGGCGGTCACATTGTCAGCTTAAGCTCATTAGGTTCCATTCGATATCTTAAAAATTACACAACAGTTGGTGTCTCGAAAGCAGCGGTTGAGGCGTTAACTCGTTATTTAGCTGTCGAGTTAGCACCAATGAATATTGTTGTAAACGCTGTATCAGGAGGTGCTGTCGATACAGACGCTTTAAGTCATTTTCCAAATAGGGAAGAACTTTTAAAGGATGCGGCAGACCGTACACCAGCAGGCAGAATTGTGGAACCTGACGATTTAGCAAATGGTGTGTTATTCCTACTATCAGAGGAAGCAAGTATGATACGTGGACAAACAATTATCATCGATGGTGGAATTTCGTTATTAGCTTAA
- a CDS encoding cytosolic protein — protein sequence MFVGRDMTELSMMSKADWTDKELAYFHKNLQQVTPYLNSEGVTIHREIIREIENRGGFKQEASYETGSQIHYD from the coding sequence ATGTTTGTCGGTAGAGATATGACTGAGCTCTCAATGATGTCAAAGGCTGACTGGACAGATAAAGAATTAGCCTATTTTCATAAAAATTTACAACAAGTTACTCCCTATTTAAATTCAGAAGGTGTGACGATTCACCGTGAGATTATTAGGGAAATAGAAAATCGTGGTGGCTTTAAGCAAGAAGCGAGCTATGAAACTGGCTCACAAATCCATTATGATTAG
- a CDS encoding LL-diaminopimelate aminotransferase: MIEPSSRLKNLATSVFSDLAEKKREKLEQGLDMIDLSIGSPDHAPPQFVRDCLAEEVKKASQYGYAISSTQEFKEAVCHYYRARYDVPLIPEEVLQLMGSQDGLAHIALAYLDKGDVIIAPDPGYPIYSACAHLAGAELYLLPLNEENNFMPNVDDIPEDIRRRAKIMITNYPGNPTAALANEDYFKKLIQFGLKNKVLILHDFAYSELIFDNNKPLSILHVEGAKEIAIEFNSLSKSFNMAGARIGYVVGSPTLLAPLAIVKSHVDYGVFQPIQKAASVALTSDYQFLEEHRNTYEARRNVFVNTLHEIGWNVRKPDGGMFVWGKIPEQFTSLDFSLRCIENGVIVTPGHAFGSVGEGYVRIALVQEEEKLIEAANRLKPLI; this comes from the coding sequence ATGATTGAACCATCATCACGATTAAAGAATTTAGCAACTAGTGTTTTTAGTGATTTAGCAGAGAAAAAACGTGAAAAGTTAGAACAAGGACTTGATATGATTGATTTAAGTATCGGGAGCCCTGACCATGCACCTCCTCAATTTGTTCGAGACTGTTTAGCTGAGGAAGTGAAGAAAGCTAGTCAATACGGCTATGCGATTTCAAGTACACAGGAATTTAAAGAGGCTGTATGTCACTATTACAGAGCAAGATATGACGTACCATTAATACCAGAGGAAGTTCTTCAACTAATGGGCTCTCAAGATGGGCTTGCTCATATTGCCCTCGCATATCTAGATAAAGGAGACGTCATAATCGCACCTGACCCTGGATACCCAATCTATTCTGCTTGTGCCCACTTAGCTGGAGCTGAGTTATATCTTCTTCCACTGAATGAAGAAAATAATTTTATGCCAAACGTAGATGACATTCCTGAAGACATACGCAGACGAGCAAAAATCATGATTACTAATTATCCAGGTAATCCAACAGCAGCTCTAGCAAATGAAGACTATTTTAAAAAATTAATACAATTTGGATTGAAAAATAAGGTTCTCATTCTACATGACTTTGCTTATTCAGAATTAATCTTCGATAACAATAAGCCTTTAAGTATTTTACACGTAGAAGGGGCTAAGGAAATAGCAATTGAATTCAATTCATTATCAAAAAGCTTTAACATGGCTGGAGCTCGTATAGGGTATGTTGTCGGTTCGCCTACACTACTAGCACCACTAGCCATTGTAAAATCGCATGTAGATTACGGAGTCTTTCAACCAATCCAAAAAGCAGCATCTGTTGCCTTAACAAGTGATTATCAATTTTTAGAAGAGCACCGCAATACATATGAAGCAAGACGAAATGTATTTGTGAACACCTTGCATGAGATTGGATGGAACGTTCGAAAGCCTGATGGTGGGATGTTTGTTTGGGGTAAAATACCTGAGCAATTTACTTCATTAGATTTTTCCCTTCGATGTATTGAAAATGGGGTCATTGTCACGCCCGGTCATGCTTTCGGAAGTGTTGGAGAAGGCTACGTGAGAATTGCACTAGTGCAAGAGGAAGAAAAATTAATTGAAGCAGCAAATCGACTTAAACCACTAATCTAA
- a CDS encoding NADPH:quinone reductase — MKAVVYKEYGDPSVLQVIEMDKPKINENEVLVKVGASGINPVDTYFRSGIRQVPSFPHIPHFDVAGTVVEVGSDVSKWNVGDRVWGTNVKGSAAEYITANEEVLFPLSSHLSEEEGAAIAMAFATAHIALFFRAELELGETVLIYGAAGAVGNAAVQLAKAKGAHVIATASSEEKAAVAKDAGADDVIIYTKDNISDKVSELTNSNGLSVILDMSVSENIEKNLEMIQNGGRIVTIGSPKNNTPTLPWRLLNQKNANLLGVLLFTVPPKELQRAGAEISSLFKEKKLKAHLAKSFSFEDAALAHQAIENKTYSGNIVLTP, encoded by the coding sequence ATGAAAGCAGTTGTTTACAAGGAATATGGCGATCCATCTGTTTTACAAGTTATTGAAATGGATAAACCAAAAATTAACGAAAATGAAGTTCTTGTGAAGGTTGGAGCTAGTGGGATTAACCCAGTAGATACATATTTCCGCTCTGGCATTCGCCAAGTCCCATCATTTCCCCATATCCCCCACTTTGATGTTGCTGGGACCGTTGTAGAAGTTGGTTCAGACGTTAGTAAGTGGAATGTTGGCGACAGAGTATGGGGAACTAATGTTAAAGGGTCAGCAGCAGAATATATTACAGCTAATGAAGAAGTACTATTTCCACTAAGTAGTCATTTATCTGAAGAGGAAGGTGCAGCTATCGCAATGGCCTTTGCTACTGCTCATATAGCCCTATTCTTCCGAGCAGAATTAGAATTGGGTGAAACAGTGTTAATTTACGGAGCAGCAGGAGCTGTTGGAAATGCTGCTGTTCAACTAGCAAAAGCAAAAGGCGCACATGTAATAGCTACTGCAAGTTCCGAGGAAAAGGCTGCAGTTGCAAAAGATGCTGGAGCAGACGATGTTATTATTTACACAAAGGACAACATTTCAGATAAAGTGTCAGAACTTACTAATTCAAATGGGCTCTCAGTCATTTTGGATATGTCAGTCAGTGAAAATATTGAAAAAAACCTAGAAATGATTCAAAACGGTGGCAGAATCGTTACTATAGGCTCCCCTAAAAATAATACACCAACATTGCCTTGGCGATTATTAAACCAAAAGAATGCAAACTTACTTGGGGTTCTTCTTTTTACTGTTCCTCCCAAAGAACTTCAACGTGCAGGAGCAGAAATTTCTTCATTATTCAAAGAGAAAAAGTTAAAAGCTCATTTAGCTAAAAGCTTTTCATTTGAAGATGCAGCACTTGCTCACCAAGCGATAGAGAATAAAACATATAGCGGTAATATTGTTTTAACTCCTTAA
- a CDS encoding chromate transporter, producing the protein MIYIELFLAFFIPGIVGYGGGPASIPLIEYEVVERYGWLTVDEFAEVLALGNALPGPIATKMAGYVGFIEGGVTGAFVATFATVAPSLALMIFLLGILFKFKNSPKVKKMTMLIRPTIAVLLGLLAYRFFASSYFDVGVIQTITLIIVSYILLEKVKVHPAIVISGALVYGAIFLG; encoded by the coding sequence ATGATTTATATCGAACTCTTTCTAGCTTTCTTTATTCCAGGAATTGTAGGGTACGGCGGTGGACCTGCATCAATTCCGTTAATTGAATACGAGGTTGTTGAACGCTATGGTTGGTTAACTGTCGATGAATTTGCAGAGGTGTTAGCGTTAGGAAATGCGCTACCAGGACCAATAGCGACCAAGATGGCGGGGTATGTTGGCTTTATTGAGGGAGGAGTCACAGGTGCTTTTGTTGCTACATTTGCAACAGTTGCTCCCTCATTAGCACTCATGATTTTCTTATTAGGTATTTTATTTAAATTTAAAAACTCACCTAAAGTGAAAAAAATGACAATGCTAATTCGCCCAACGATAGCAGTCTTACTTGGGTTATTAGCCTATAGATTCTTTGCATCATCGTATTTTGATGTAGGAGTTATTCAAACAATCACACTTATTATTGTCAGTTATATTTTATTAGAAAAAGTAAAAGTACACCCAGCTATTGTGATTTCAGGAGCTCTAGTGTACGGTGCAATATTCTTAGGATAG
- a CDS encoding chromate transporter: MKQLNIFLAFFRVGIFGYGGGPASIPLVQKEVVDKYKWMDNDEFADVLAIGNTLPGPIATKMAGYIGYRVGGYVGMTNAIIASIVPTIILMIVFLTSLAAYKDQPWVQGMTRAVIPVVGVMMAVLAWQFFDKSREGLGWKFSIPLLIISFVLLALAGIHPGIIIGSLLLYALVKKDPNEEKEGAS, from the coding sequence ATGAAGCAACTAAATATATTTCTAGCATTCTTTCGAGTAGGAATTTTCGGGTATGGAGGAGGACCAGCCTCTATACCCCTGGTCCAAAAGGAAGTTGTTGATAAATACAAGTGGATGGATAATGACGAATTTGCGGATGTTTTAGCAATCGGAAATACACTACCAGGACCTATTGCTACAAAGATGGCAGGATATATTGGATATCGAGTTGGTGGTTATGTCGGTATGACGAACGCAATTATAGCTTCAATCGTACCAACAATTATTTTAATGATAGTCTTTCTAACGTCTTTAGCAGCCTATAAAGATCAACCATGGGTACAAGGAATGACGAGAGCAGTTATTCCTGTAGTAGGTGTAATGATGGCTGTATTAGCGTGGCAGTTTTTTGACAAGTCTAGAGAAGGACTAGGCTGGAAGTTTAGTATTCCATTATTAATTATTAGTTTCGTATTATTAGCCCTTGCAGGAATTCATCCGGGAATAATAATTGGGTCACTCCTTTTGTATGCTCTAGTAAAAAAGGATCCTAATGAAGAGAAGGAGGGGGCATCATGA
- a CDS encoding gamma-glutamyltransferase family protein codes for MVEFNSLEYPYSSQRMVTYARKGMVATSQPLAAEAGLDILKKGGNAVDAAIATAACLTVVEPTSNGIGGDAFALVWIKNKLHGLNASGPTPASISIDAVKERGHEEMPNFGWIPVTVPGAPGAWAELSKKFGNLSLIEVLEPAIAYAENGFPLSPTLAYYWERAYNSYKESTSGEEFSHWFEMFAPNGKLPKAGEMWRSQGHADTLRSIAETGGESFYRGELADKMDAFSKQYNGFLRKEDLAAYKPEWVEPISVHYKGYDVWEIPPNGQGLVALHALNIAKGFDFTHRDSIDTFHKQIEAMKLAFTDGMKYITEPKNMSVQAEQVLNEDYAAKRRSLITDQAMVPEAGEPTKGGTVYLATADGEGNMVSFIQSNYMGFGSGLVVPGTGIALHNRAHTFSLDKEHDNCLEPKKRTYHTIIPGFLTKGNEAVGPFGVMGAFMQPQGHMQMIMNTIDFGLNPQASLDAPRWQWMEGKTVALEHSVPSYIAQGLAAKGHDVKIEHISGSFGRGQIIWRNHKTGVLAGGTEARTDGAIAAW; via the coding sequence ATGGTGGAATTTAATAGTTTGGAATATCCTTATTCATCTCAAAGAATGGTTACATATGCAAGAAAAGGGATGGTAGCTACGTCACAACCGTTAGCTGCTGAAGCAGGATTAGATATATTAAAAAAAGGGGGCAATGCAGTTGATGCTGCTATTGCTACTGCTGCATGCTTAACTGTAGTAGAGCCTACTTCTAACGGAATTGGTGGAGATGCTTTTGCCCTCGTTTGGATAAAAAATAAGCTACATGGTTTAAATGCTAGCGGTCCCACCCCAGCATCAATTTCGATTGACGCTGTAAAAGAAAGAGGACATGAAGAAATGCCGAATTTCGGTTGGATTCCTGTTACAGTACCTGGAGCACCAGGGGCATGGGCTGAATTGTCGAAAAAGTTTGGAAATCTTTCTCTTATAGAAGTGTTAGAGCCGGCAATTGCTTATGCTGAAAATGGATTCCCTTTATCACCGACATTAGCTTATTATTGGGAAAGAGCATATAACAGCTACAAGGAATCTACAAGTGGTGAAGAGTTCTCACATTGGTTCGAAATGTTTGCTCCTAATGGAAAGTTACCCAAGGCTGGTGAAATGTGGCGTTCGCAAGGTCATGCTGATACACTTCGTTCTATCGCTGAAACAGGTGGAGAGTCTTTCTATCGGGGAGAATTAGCGGATAAAATGGATGCTTTCTCAAAGCAATACAATGGGTTTCTAAGAAAAGAAGATTTAGCCGCTTATAAACCGGAGTGGGTAGAGCCAATCAGTGTCCATTACAAAGGGTATGATGTTTGGGAGATACCACCAAATGGTCAAGGGTTAGTTGCTCTTCATGCATTAAACATTGCCAAAGGATTTGATTTTACACATAGAGATTCTATTGATACATTTCACAAGCAAATTGAAGCAATGAAGCTTGCCTTTACTGACGGTATGAAATATATTACAGAGCCAAAGAATATGTCTGTTCAAGCAGAACAGGTTTTGAATGAAGACTATGCAGCAAAACGACGTAGCCTAATAACAGATCAAGCAATGGTACCGGAAGCGGGAGAGCCTACTAAAGGTGGTACAGTTTATTTAGCTACTGCTGATGGCGAAGGAAACATGGTGTCTTTCATTCAAAGCAATTACATGGGATTTGGCTCAGGACTAGTTGTTCCTGGAACAGGTATCGCTTTACATAATAGAGCTCATACATTTTCTTTAGACAAAGAGCATGACAACTGCCTAGAGCCAAAGAAACGTACGTATCATACAATTATTCCAGGCTTTTTAACAAAAGGAAACGAGGCAGTTGGTCCATTTGGTGTAATGGGTGCCTTTATGCAACCACAGGGTCATATGCAAATGATTATGAATACGATAGATTTCGGCTTAAATCCTCAAGCATCTCTTGACGCACCTAGATGGCAGTGGATGGAAGGAAAAACAGTAGCTCTCGAACATTCAGTACCTTCTTATATTGCCCAAGGGCTAGCTGCAAAAGGACATGATGTCAAAATTGAGCATATTTCTGGTAGCTTTGGGCGCGGGCAGATTATATGGAGAAATCACAAAACTGGTGTATTAGCAGGTGGTACCGAAGCAAGAACTGATGGCGCCATTGCTGCTTGGTAG
- a CDS encoding SDR family NAD(P)-dependent oxidoreductase, translated as MNLHLSEKIVLVTGGSKGIGKGIAKAFLEEGAKVAIVARSIDALQSAKEELGNVHIFQGDLTKEASREEVFKQIIQTFGTVDVLINNVGGSNGGTIEETDLSLFEEAMNFNFLSAVHFSKLALPYMKEQKDGSIINISSIFGRESGGKPTYNAAKSAMISFTKSLADEVIQDGIRVNGVAPGSIIHPTGNWQKRLDENPDKINKFVEEEIPAGRFGTVEEVANVVVFLASKKSSWVVGATLNVDGGQSNSNF; from the coding sequence ATGAATCTACACTTATCCGAAAAAATTGTCCTAGTAACTGGTGGCTCAAAAGGTATCGGTAAGGGCATTGCAAAAGCTTTTTTAGAAGAAGGAGCAAAGGTTGCGATAGTTGCTCGTTCTATCGACGCCTTGCAATCTGCAAAAGAAGAGCTAGGTAACGTACATATTTTTCAAGGTGATTTAACTAAAGAGGCGAGTCGAGAAGAAGTTTTCAAGCAAATAATTCAGACTTTTGGAACAGTTGATGTGTTAATTAATAATGTTGGTGGAAGTAACGGTGGGACTATAGAAGAAACGGATTTATCACTATTTGAAGAGGCGATGAATTTTAACTTTCTTTCTGCAGTACATTTTAGTAAGTTAGCTCTACCATATATGAAGGAACAGAAAGACGGTTCGATTATCAATATTAGCTCAATATTTGGTCGTGAATCAGGTGGAAAGCCTACATACAACGCCGCTAAATCAGCAATGATTAGCTTTACTAAATCGTTAGCAGATGAAGTAATACAAGATGGTATTAGAGTGAATGGGGTAGCACCAGGCTCAATAATACACCCAACAGGTAATTGGCAAAAGCGTTTAGATGAAAATCCAGATAAGATTAATAAGTTTGTAGAAGAGGAAATACCTGCAGGGCGATTTGGTACTGTTGAGGAGGTAGCAAATGTTGTCGTGTTTTTAGCATCGAAAAAATCATCTTGGGTTGTTGGTGCAACGTTGAATGTTGACGGAGGTCAATCTAATTCAAACTTCTAA
- the mutY gene encoding A/G-specific adenine glycosylase, producing MSNLLLDFNINRFQDNLITWFEQQQRDLPWRENQDPYRVWVSEIMLQQTRVETVIPYFNNFVEQFPTIDALAEADEERVLKAWEGLGYYSRVRNLQTAVKEVKEEYGGKVPNTRKEISKLKGVGPYTAGAILSIAYGKPEHAVDGNVMRVLSRVLLVREDIAKVKTRKIFEEAVSGLISEEKPSQFNQGLMELGALICTPTSPGCLLCPVREHCRAYHEGVQNELPIKAKKKKPKKKEMAAIVLQDGEGNILIHRRGEDGLLARLWEFPNHETIHSENQKDELKQFLHESYDVQGIVEENFLIVEHVFSHLIWHITVYKGTVLKKGSTGENLRWVQKKDLENHPFPVSHQKIIGELLKKG from the coding sequence GTGAGTAATCTTTTGTTAGATTTTAACATCAATCGATTCCAAGATAATTTAATTACTTGGTTTGAACAACAACAAAGAGATTTACCGTGGAGAGAAAATCAAGACCCTTACCGAGTATGGGTTTCAGAGATTATGCTTCAGCAAACAAGAGTTGAAACAGTGATTCCTTATTTCAATAATTTTGTTGAACAGTTCCCGACAATTGACGCACTTGCGGAAGCAGATGAAGAACGTGTGTTAAAGGCGTGGGAGGGGTTAGGATACTATTCTCGTGTTCGAAATTTACAGACAGCTGTTAAAGAAGTGAAGGAAGAATACGGCGGGAAGGTTCCGAATACTAGGAAAGAGATTTCAAAGTTAAAAGGAGTCGGACCGTATACAGCTGGGGCGATACTAAGTATTGCTTATGGTAAGCCAGAGCATGCAGTTGATGGAAATGTGATGAGGGTTTTATCGAGGGTTCTACTTGTAAGAGAAGATATAGCTAAAGTAAAAACGAGAAAGATTTTTGAAGAAGCCGTTTCTGGACTTATATCAGAGGAAAAACCTTCTCAATTTAATCAAGGGTTAATGGAACTAGGAGCATTAATTTGTACGCCAACTTCACCAGGATGTTTACTCTGTCCAGTTCGTGAGCATTGCAGAGCCTATCATGAAGGTGTACAAAATGAGTTACCAATCAAAGCGAAAAAGAAGAAACCTAAGAAAAAAGAAATGGCTGCGATTGTCTTACAAGATGGAGAAGGGAATATCCTCATCCATCGCAGAGGGGAAGATGGATTACTCGCAAGACTTTGGGAATTTCCTAACCATGAAACTATACACTCGGAAAACCAAAAGGATGAGCTAAAACAATTTCTTCATGAATCCTATGATGTACAAGGTATAGTTGAAGAGAACTTTCTCATAGTAGAGCACGTATTTTCCCATCTCATCTGGCATATAACCGTTTATAAAGGAACAGTACTTAAAAAAGGAAGCACAGGAGAAAACCTCCGCTGGGTACAAAAAAAAGACCTAGAAAACCACCCATTCCCAGTCTCACACCAGAAGATTATTGGAGAATTACTGAAAAAAGGTTGA
- a CDS encoding metal-dependent hydrolase: MDTGTHVVMGIALGGLATLDPVIAGDPTMKQAIMVATLVGSQAPDFDTVLKLKNNAVYIRNHRGMTHSIPAVLLWPFLISGGILFFYPEASWLHLLLWSFIAVFLHVFVDIFNAYGTKALAPVKNKWIALGVINIFDPFIFLTHLAAIILWRYGADPGYTFLGLYVMLTFYYIWRVQVKRKVVAHAKSIHPDATHVFVSPTFKWNQWHLVIRTPDTLYVAESRNHKINIFEKYPFEPIPDVPIINAARKDDNLSAFLSFSPTYRWEVTSTDGHHEVRFIDLRYRTKGHYPFVAIVHMDEDFSITGSYTGWVYSEETLQRKLEVSTQP, encoded by the coding sequence ATGGATACAGGTACCCACGTAGTCATGGGCATTGCTCTTGGTGGCCTTGCTACACTGGACCCAGTAATTGCTGGTGATCCAACAATGAAACAAGCTATTATGGTAGCAACATTAGTTGGCTCTCAAGCGCCTGATTTTGACACGGTACTTAAACTAAAGAACAACGCAGTCTACATTCGAAATCATCGTGGAATGACCCACTCAATTCCTGCAGTACTCCTATGGCCCTTCCTAATTTCAGGAGGAATTTTATTTTTTTATCCAGAAGCAAGTTGGCTTCACCTATTGTTATGGTCTTTTATTGCCGTATTCTTGCATGTTTTTGTAGATATTTTTAATGCATATGGAACAAAAGCATTGGCTCCAGTAAAAAATAAATGGATTGCTTTAGGCGTCATTAATATATTTGACCCATTTATTTTCTTAACTCATCTGGCTGCGATCATCTTATGGCGTTACGGGGCTGATCCTGGTTATACATTCTTAGGTTTATATGTCATGTTAACTTTTTATTATATATGGCGTGTTCAAGTAAAGAGAAAAGTGGTAGCACATGCAAAGTCTATTCATCCAGATGCTACTCATGTATTCGTGTCCCCAACTTTTAAATGGAATCAATGGCATCTTGTCATTCGGACCCCAGACACTCTTTATGTAGCTGAATCACGAAACCATAAGATTAATATTTTTGAAAAATACCCTTTTGAGCCTATACCTGATGTACCAATAATTAATGCAGCAAGAAAAGATGATAATTTATCAGCCTTTCTCTCCTTCTCTCCTACATATAGGTGGGAAGTGACGTCAACGGACGGTCATCACGAAGTTCGATTTATTGATCTTCGTTATCGCACTAAAGGTCATTATCCATTTGTCGCTATTGTTCATATGGACGAAGATTTTTCTATTACAGGCTCCTACACTGGCTGGGTATATAGTGAGGAAACCTTACAAAGAAAATTAGAGGTTTCAACTCAGCCTTGA
- a CDS encoding YfhJ family protein, whose translation MNDVYERLANSLLEKNSKLTYGQARSWVEGMWEDFEATYAKAGRKYKGQEVTEQIVKQWINNYGPYLDKYATKNEKFKYLNEDDHLKH comes from the coding sequence ATGAATGATGTATATGAACGCTTAGCAAATTCATTGCTTGAGAAAAATTCAAAGCTTACCTACGGACAAGCACGATCATGGGTTGAAGGAATGTGGGAAGATTTTGAGGCAACCTATGCAAAGGCTGGACGAAAATATAAAGGACAAGAGGTCACAGAACAAATTGTTAAGCAATGGATTAATAACTATGGACCTTATCTAGATAAATACGCAACTAAAAATGAAAAATTTAAGTATTTAAATGAAGATGACCATTTAAAACATTAA
- the sspK gene encoding small, acid-soluble spore protein K, whose protein sequence is MRNKEKGFPNRISFDGEPRAKEEYSSKRADGTIRDHPQERMLESNQARKK, encoded by the coding sequence ATGCGTAACAAAGAAAAAGGCTTTCCAAACCGAATCTCTTTTGATGGCGAACCACGAGCAAAAGAAGAATATTCTTCAAAACGTGCAGATGGTACAATTCGTGACCATCCTCAAGAGCGTATGCTCGAATCAAATCAAGCCCGAAAAAAGTAA
- a CDS encoding YpzG family protein: protein MSKGNRLNRYHDPFQSPRSNPKKAFHQVNGETERSLHNYVLKVQTRKRS, encoded by the coding sequence ATGAGTAAAGGAAACAGATTGAACAGGTATCACGATCCATTCCAATCTCCTAGGTCTAACCCTAAGAAAGCATTTCACCAAGTAAATGGTGAAACGGAACGAAGCCTACACAATTATGTCCTAAAAGTCCAAACGCGAAAACGCTCATAG
- a CDS encoding YfhH family protein, which produces MQEKRYSEMSEFELHQEISQLNEKSKKAEQMGMASEFAVYERKILLARSYLLDPEQVETNKTYELLEGNSTFEVSYLNGRFAWGYRDGSSELEAVPISLLKM; this is translated from the coding sequence ATGCAGGAAAAAAGATATAGTGAAATGTCAGAGTTTGAATTGCACCAAGAAATCTCACAACTTAATGAAAAGTCAAAAAAGGCGGAACAGATGGGAATGGCAAGTGAATTTGCTGTTTACGAAAGAAAGATTTTGTTAGCAAGGTCGTATTTATTAGACCCAGAACAAGTGGAAACGAATAAAACGTATGAGTTATTAGAAGGAAATTCTACATTTGAAGTATCTTACTTGAATGGTCGATTTGCCTGGGGATACCGTGATGGTAGTTCTGAATTAGAAGCTGTACCAATTTCGTTGTTAAAAATGTAG